Proteins from one Microbacterium faecale genomic window:
- a CDS encoding N-acetylneuraminate synthase family protein — MSVMIGSRQIGGGAPALVIAEIGLNHNGSVELAKQLIDVAADAGADAVKFQKRTPEICTPEHMRDVPRETPWGTMTYLEYRHRVEFGRDEYIEIGDHAVMRGLEWFASPWDVPSVEFLEELDVVAHKVASASVTDLELLAALRDTGKPIILSTGMSTMPEIDRAVDTLGTSDLTILHATSTYPLEPTEANLRMIPVLRDRFPGVPIGYSGHERGLQISLAAVALGAVAVERHITLDRTMWGSDHAASLEPGGLATLVRDIRIIEAARGDGVKHVYASEEAPRAKLRRVLS, encoded by the coding sequence ATGAGCGTCATGATCGGTTCTCGTCAGATCGGCGGGGGCGCGCCCGCCCTCGTCATCGCGGAGATCGGGCTCAATCACAACGGGTCTGTCGAGCTCGCCAAACAGCTCATCGACGTTGCCGCGGACGCGGGGGCGGATGCGGTGAAGTTCCAGAAGCGCACGCCGGAGATCTGCACGCCCGAACACATGCGAGACGTCCCGCGAGAGACGCCGTGGGGAACGATGACCTACCTCGAGTACCGACACCGCGTCGAGTTCGGGCGCGACGAGTACATCGAGATCGGCGATCACGCCGTCATGCGCGGTCTCGAATGGTTCGCCTCGCCGTGGGATGTGCCGAGCGTGGAGTTCCTCGAGGAGCTCGATGTCGTCGCGCACAAGGTTGCCTCGGCCAGCGTCACTGACCTGGAGTTGCTCGCCGCGCTGCGCGACACAGGCAAGCCGATCATCCTCTCGACCGGGATGTCGACGATGCCGGAGATCGATCGAGCTGTCGACACTCTCGGCACGAGCGACCTCACGATCCTGCATGCGACATCGACCTATCCGCTCGAGCCGACCGAAGCGAACCTGCGGATGATCCCGGTGCTGCGCGATCGGTTCCCTGGCGTTCCGATCGGCTACTCCGGGCATGAACGTGGCCTGCAGATCTCGCTGGCGGCGGTCGCACTCGGCGCCGTCGCGGTCGAACGTCACATCACTCTCGATCGGACGATGTGGGGATCCGATCACGCCGCCTCGCTCGAGCCCGGCGGTCTCGCGACGCTCGTGCGTGACATCCGCATCATCGAGGCCGCGCGCGGCGACGGTGTCAAGCACGTCTATGCGAGCGAGGAGGCCCCGCGGGCCAAGCTCCGTCGTGTCCTGTCGTGA
- a CDS encoding DUF6328 family protein, producing the protein MTDDEVADQPRRNETADERADRNWTEVLQELRVLQTGTQILTGFLLALAFQPAFADLALGRKGLYLVLIALSALSSVLALAPVAAHRVLFRAGAKRSVVTAGHVCLIAALAIVSVLLAGVVGFVFDVVIGGASGWIAGSVLAAIAVVTWVLVPVTVRTVRRKRAD; encoded by the coding sequence GTGACCGACGACGAAGTGGCCGACCAGCCCCGACGGAACGAGACGGCGGACGAACGCGCCGACCGCAACTGGACCGAGGTGCTGCAGGAGCTGCGCGTGCTGCAGACCGGCACGCAGATCCTCACCGGTTTCCTGCTCGCCCTTGCCTTCCAGCCGGCGTTCGCGGACCTGGCGCTCGGTCGGAAGGGCCTGTACCTCGTGCTCATCGCGTTGAGCGCGCTGAGCTCCGTCCTCGCTCTCGCGCCGGTCGCCGCACACCGTGTGCTCTTCCGCGCAGGAGCGAAGCGCTCGGTGGTGACGGCCGGACACGTATGCCTGATCGCCGCCCTCGCGATCGTCTCGGTGCTGCTCGCGGGAGTCGTGGGATTCGTCTTCGATGTCGTGATCGGCGGAGCGTCGGGATGGATCGCGGGCTCGGTGCTTGCCGCTATCGCCGTGGTGACCTGGGTGCTCGTCCCGGTCACGGTCCGCACTGTTCGTCGAAAGCGCGCCGACTGA
- a CDS encoding glycosyltransferase codes for MAVADTDSYVKWAAALVADRRIDGELVVLDTEVAVSDVQLRAALTGSGLPPERARRASFTDLPARLARADVVVAAARGPVARVVAREASRRDPCPVIVSGLPGISVPATWRALHFRRRCDLMIVHSHREVREFRALAKERAIDQRFALATLPFARRIADADPAGRGGTDLVFAAQAIVPRAREDRRRVARILVETAKATPDARVVVKLRGRPGEHETHREEDGYVDLLTELGPLPANLVVSYEPMSRALDRAEGLVTVSSTAAIEAAARGIPVVALDTFGVDETLINTVFRGSGLLGTADDVIARRMRHPDPGWLGDNYFHDVEDDTWIPMLRDLVRCRTAGDLAPRAVSEPVGGALRDAWHRRLAIGSRDRTFSGAVAVAIGVPARYLMHAVRALLRLRA; via the coding sequence GTGGCGGTCGCCGACACCGACTCCTATGTGAAGTGGGCGGCCGCCCTCGTCGCGGATCGACGCATCGACGGTGAGCTCGTGGTGCTCGATACGGAGGTCGCCGTCAGCGACGTGCAGCTCCGTGCCGCGCTGACCGGATCCGGGCTGCCCCCCGAGCGGGCGCGACGCGCGTCGTTCACCGACCTGCCCGCCCGGCTTGCGCGCGCCGACGTCGTCGTCGCGGCGGCGCGCGGTCCGGTCGCGCGCGTCGTCGCACGGGAGGCCTCGCGACGAGATCCGTGCCCCGTGATCGTGTCCGGACTACCGGGAATCTCGGTACCCGCGACGTGGCGCGCGCTGCACTTCCGGCGCCGATGCGACCTGATGATCGTGCACTCCCATCGGGAGGTGCGTGAGTTCCGTGCCCTAGCGAAGGAACGCGCCATCGACCAGCGGTTCGCGCTCGCGACGTTGCCGTTCGCTCGCAGGATCGCCGATGCTGATCCGGCGGGCCGGGGTGGCACCGACCTCGTCTTCGCCGCCCAGGCGATCGTGCCGCGAGCGCGAGAAGATCGAAGGCGCGTGGCACGGATCCTCGTCGAGACGGCGAAGGCGACGCCGGATGCCCGCGTCGTCGTCAAGCTGCGCGGGCGTCCGGGGGAGCACGAGACGCATCGCGAGGAGGACGGATACGTCGATCTCCTCACCGAACTCGGACCGCTGCCGGCAAACCTCGTCGTGTCGTACGAACCGATGTCGCGCGCCCTGGACCGCGCCGAGGGGTTGGTGACGGTCAGCTCCACGGCCGCGATCGAGGCGGCCGCACGTGGCATCCCGGTAGTTGCGCTTGATACGTTCGGCGTCGACGAGACCCTCATCAACACGGTGTTCCGCGGAAGCGGACTGCTGGGGACCGCCGACGACGTGATTGCACGCCGGATGCGTCACCCGGATCCCGGCTGGCTCGGCGACAACTATTTCCATGACGTGGAGGACGACACGTGGATCCCCATGCTGCGCGACCTTGTGCGGTGCCGCACCGCGGGAGATCTTGCGCCACGTGCGGTGTCGGAGCCGGTTGGTGGCGCGCTGCGGGACGCATGGCACCGTCGGCTCGCGATCGGTAGCCGTGACCGAACCTTCTCGGGCGCCGTCGCGGTTGCCATCGGTGTCCCCGCGCGGTACCTTATGCACGCGGTGCGCGCGCTCCTCAGGCTTCGCGCGTGA
- a CDS encoding tRNA (cytidine(34)-2'-O)-methyltransferase, with product MFHIVFYEPRIPPNTGNAIRLSAITGSTLHLVEPLGFDLSDAKLRRAGLDYHDLAHVRVHADLDAALDALADLGVEALYAFTGHATRAFTDVSYSPGDALLFGPEPTGLPDKVLHHPRVTDLLRIPMRPDVRSLNLANAAAVATFEAWRQNGFDGSA from the coding sequence GTGTTCCACATCGTCTTCTACGAACCGCGCATCCCGCCGAACACCGGCAACGCGATCCGCCTCTCTGCCATCACCGGCAGCACTCTCCACCTCGTCGAACCGCTCGGATTCGACCTCTCGGATGCCAAGCTGCGGCGCGCCGGGCTCGATTACCACGATCTCGCGCACGTGCGCGTGCACGCGGATCTCGACGCGGCTCTCGACGCGCTCGCCGATCTCGGAGTCGAGGCGCTCTATGCCTTCACCGGACACGCGACGCGCGCATTCACGGACGTCAGCTACTCCCCCGGCGATGCACTGCTGTTCGGCCCTGAGCCCACGGGCCTGCCCGATAAGGTGCTGCACCACCCGCGCGTCACCGACCTCCTGAGGATCCCGATGCGCCCCGACGTACGCTCGCTCAACCTCGCGAACGCTGCCGCGGTCGCGACGTTCGAGGCGTGGCGCCAGAACGGTTTCGACGGAAGCGCCTGA
- a CDS encoding FdhF/YdeP family oxidoreductase, producing MVTRPPKHDIDESKLTVRPRQTHAVGVPGVVNSLKISLEQMGVKRTAETLLRVNQKDGFDCPGCAWPEEDRRHMAEFCENGAKAVAEEATIRRIGPEFFAEHSIEELRSHDDWWLGQQGRLTHPMILDEGATHYRPLSWDEALDILADELRALDDPDEAVFYTSGRTSNEAAFLYQLLVRGYGTNNLPDCSNMCHESSGSALGQTLGIGKGTVSITDIHDADLLIIAGQNPGTNHPRMLTALEKAKQRGATIVAINPLPEAGLLHFKNPQTARGMILGGTQLTDDFVQIRLGGDQALFIGIGKHLIEQHAIRGGVLDTTFIDAHTSGYAEYAEAAEQVSWNEIEVATGLDEKRIRELAERVRASSKTIVCWAMGLTQHKHSVATLRDVVNVLLLQGNIGRPGAGVCPVRGHSNVQGDRTMGIYEKPPTDFLDALDEEFAFTAPREHGYDTVAAIRAMDAGKVRFFLAVGGNFVSATPDTAIVESGMAKTGLTAHVSTKLNRSHVVTGRRAIILPTLGRTDRDRRGSGDQRVTVEDSMGAVHGSRGRLEPPSSDMLSEVAILARLCERVFAGREDAPRADWQALEGDYARIRDHISRVVPGFERYEERIQKGRTFYLPNPPRDTRQFATATGKAMFTANRLEYPHIPAGRVLLQTLRSHDQYNTTIYGKDDRYRGIHDGRRVVLTHPDDIHEQGFEDGDIVDVVSEWHGPNGLEERRAEEFRLVSYDTPRRNAAAYYPETNVLVPLESFADDSGTPTSKSIIVRFARRG from the coding sequence ATGGTGACGAGGCCTCCGAAACACGACATCGACGAGTCGAAGCTGACCGTCCGCCCCCGGCAGACGCACGCGGTCGGTGTGCCGGGAGTCGTGAACTCCCTGAAGATCTCGCTCGAGCAGATGGGTGTCAAGCGCACCGCCGAGACCCTGCTCCGAGTGAACCAGAAGGACGGGTTCGACTGCCCCGGCTGCGCGTGGCCGGAAGAGGACCGGCGCCACATGGCCGAGTTCTGCGAGAACGGCGCCAAGGCCGTCGCCGAGGAAGCGACGATCCGACGTATCGGACCGGAGTTCTTCGCCGAGCACTCGATCGAGGAGCTGCGCTCGCACGACGACTGGTGGCTCGGACAGCAGGGGCGCCTGACCCACCCGATGATCCTCGACGAGGGGGCGACGCACTATCGCCCGCTGTCCTGGGACGAGGCGCTCGACATCCTCGCCGACGAGCTGCGCGCGCTCGACGATCCTGACGAGGCGGTGTTCTACACCTCGGGCCGCACCTCGAACGAGGCGGCGTTCCTGTATCAGCTGCTCGTGCGTGGCTACGGCACGAACAACCTGCCCGACTGTTCGAACATGTGCCACGAGTCGAGCGGATCCGCTCTGGGGCAGACGCTGGGCATCGGCAAGGGCACCGTGTCGATCACCGACATCCACGATGCGGATCTGCTGATCATCGCCGGGCAGAACCCGGGGACGAACCACCCGCGCATGCTCACCGCGCTCGAGAAGGCGAAGCAGCGCGGCGCGACGATCGTCGCGATCAACCCGCTGCCCGAAGCCGGCCTCCTGCACTTCAAGAATCCGCAGACCGCGCGCGGCATGATCCTCGGCGGCACGCAGCTGACCGACGACTTCGTGCAGATCCGCCTCGGCGGCGACCAGGCGCTGTTCATCGGCATCGGCAAGCACCTCATCGAGCAGCACGCCATCCGCGGCGGCGTGCTCGACACAACCTTCATCGACGCCCACACCTCGGGTTACGCCGAGTACGCCGAGGCGGCCGAGCAGGTCTCCTGGAACGAGATCGAGGTCGCGACGGGCCTCGACGAGAAGCGGATCCGCGAGCTCGCGGAGCGCGTGCGCGCATCGTCCAAGACGATCGTCTGCTGGGCGATGGGGCTCACCCAGCACAAGCACTCCGTCGCCACCCTGCGCGATGTCGTCAACGTGCTCCTGCTTCAGGGCAACATCGGGCGACCCGGCGCCGGCGTGTGCCCCGTGCGCGGGCACTCCAACGTGCAGGGTGACCGCACGATGGGCATCTACGAGAAGCCTCCGACGGACTTCCTCGATGCTCTCGACGAGGAGTTCGCGTTCACGGCGCCGCGGGAACACGGATACGACACCGTCGCCGCGATCCGCGCCATGGACGCCGGGAAGGTGCGGTTCTTCCTCGCGGTCGGCGGCAACTTCGTCAGCGCCACCCCCGACACCGCGATCGTCGAGTCCGGCATGGCGAAGACGGGCCTCACGGCGCACGTGTCGACGAAGCTCAACCGCTCGCATGTCGTCACGGGCCGCCGCGCGATCATCCTGCCGACCCTCGGACGCACGGATCGCGATCGCCGAGGCTCGGGCGACCAGCGCGTGACGGTGGAGGATTCGATGGGCGCGGTGCACGGATCTCGGGGCCGTCTCGAGCCGCCATCGAGCGACATGCTGAGCGAGGTCGCGATCCTCGCTCGCCTGTGCGAGCGCGTGTTCGCGGGGCGCGAGGACGCTCCGCGCGCCGACTGGCAGGCACTGGAAGGCGACTACGCGCGGATCCGCGATCACATCTCGCGCGTCGTCCCCGGCTTCGAGCGGTACGAGGAGCGGATCCAGAAGGGGCGGACGTTCTACCTGCCGAACCCGCCTCGAGACACCCGCCAGTTCGCAACCGCGACCGGCAAGGCGATGTTCACCGCCAACCGCCTCGAGTACCCGCACATTCCCGCCGGACGCGTGCTCCTGCAGACGCTGCGGTCGCACGACCAGTACAACACCACGATCTACGGCAAGGACGACCGGTACCGTGGCATCCACGACGGCAGGCGCGTCGTGCTCACACATCCGGATGACATCCACGAGCAGGGCTTCGAGGATGGGGACATCGTCGACGTCGTGTCGGAGTGGCACGGCCCGAATGGCCTCGAGGAACGTCGCGCGGAGGAGTTCCGGCTCGTGTCCTACGACACGCCCCGACGAAACGCCGCAGCGTACTACCCCGAGACGAACGTTCTCGTGCCACTCGAATCGTTCGCGGACGACAGCGGCACGCCGACGTCGAAGTCGATCATCGTCCGGTTCGCGAGACGCGGGTAA
- a CDS encoding NUDIX hydrolase — protein sequence MRVAYAQLRDLVSRAGSDPIWNPPGPREGATNKRPAAVLILFGMLDAIPAEHEAKNAAVSKDLDLLLLRRASTLRSHPGQVAFPGGRVDPEDDGPIAAALREAREETGLDTSGVEVIGALGELILPYSNHRVTPVIAWWRQPSPVGVVDVAESEAVFRAPVADLIDPANRVSSVVSHDGDRLRGPAWNLSVHDTDYFVWGFTGGIIDRLLAELGWEEPWDHSREVRISPPRADGEEVLTREA from the coding sequence ATGCGTGTCGCTTATGCGCAACTGCGCGATCTCGTGAGCCGGGCGGGTTCGGATCCCATCTGGAACCCGCCCGGTCCGCGCGAAGGCGCGACGAACAAGCGTCCCGCGGCTGTCTTGATTCTCTTCGGCATGCTCGACGCGATCCCCGCCGAGCACGAGGCGAAGAACGCGGCCGTGTCGAAGGACCTCGACCTCCTGCTGTTGCGCCGTGCCTCGACGTTGCGCTCGCACCCGGGCCAGGTGGCATTCCCGGGAGGACGCGTGGATCCCGAGGACGACGGCCCGATCGCCGCAGCGCTCCGCGAAGCGCGCGAGGAGACCGGTCTCGACACGTCAGGCGTCGAGGTGATCGGGGCGCTCGGCGAGCTCATCCTCCCGTATTCCAACCACCGCGTCACTCCCGTGATCGCCTGGTGGCGCCAACCGTCCCCGGTCGGCGTGGTCGACGTGGCGGAGAGCGAGGCCGTCTTCCGTGCACCCGTCGCCGACCTGATCGACCCGGCGAACCGCGTCTCGAGCGTCGTCAGCCACGACGGAGACAGGTTGAGGGGCCCCGCCTGGAATCTCTCGGTCCACGACACCGACTATTTCGTCTGGGGCTTCACCGGCGGAATCATCGATCGCCTGCTCGCGGAGCTCGGCTGGGAAGAGCCGTGGGATCACTCACGCGAGGTGAGGATCTCTCCACCTCGGGCGGACGGCGAGGAAGTCCTCACGCGCGAAGCCTGA
- the fdhD gene encoding formate dehydrogenase accessory sulfurtransferase FdhD, with the protein MGRITQRRPVTRITLGAEPRRRPDTLAVEEPLEIRVAGEPLSVTMRTPGHDVELATGFLLSEGAIRAGSDVVGAIHCGGPGTGGADNTYNVLDIALAPGVPLPGAEMARRVYMTSSCGVCGKASIDAVRTESVYDVSTDPLEIDAAMLATFPDALRAQQEVFDKTGGLHAAALFDGRTGELIVLREDVGRHNAVDKVVGWAAMNDHVPLAGHILMVSGRVAFELAQKAAMAGIPMIAAVSAPSSLAVELAAEAGMTLVGFLRGDRMNVYAGAQRVLTPEVSSTRHELVT; encoded by the coding sequence ATGGGACGCATCACGCAGCGACGCCCGGTCACGCGGATCACGCTCGGAGCCGAGCCGCGTCGACGACCGGACACGCTCGCGGTCGAGGAGCCGCTCGAGATCCGGGTCGCGGGCGAACCCCTGTCGGTGACGATGCGCACGCCCGGGCACGACGTCGAACTCGCGACGGGGTTCCTGCTCTCCGAGGGCGCGATCCGCGCCGGATCCGACGTCGTCGGCGCGATTCACTGCGGCGGCCCCGGAACGGGGGGTGCGGACAACACCTACAACGTCCTCGACATCGCGCTCGCGCCAGGCGTCCCGCTTCCCGGGGCGGAGATGGCTCGCCGCGTCTATATGACGAGCTCGTGCGGCGTGTGCGGCAAGGCATCGATCGACGCGGTGCGCACGGAGTCGGTGTACGACGTGTCGACGGATCCGCTGGAGATCGACGCCGCGATGCTCGCGACCTTTCCCGACGCGCTGCGCGCGCAGCAGGAGGTCTTCGACAAGACCGGCGGGCTGCACGCGGCGGCGCTGTTCGACGGCCGCACGGGCGAGCTCATCGTCCTGCGAGAGGACGTGGGTCGCCACAACGCGGTCGACAAGGTGGTCGGTTGGGCGGCGATGAACGACCACGTCCCCTTGGCGGGGCACATCCTGATGGTCTCGGGGCGCGTGGCGTTCGAACTCGCGCAGAAGGCGGCAATGGCAGGAATCCCGATGATCGCCGCGGTGTCAGCGCCGTCGAGCCTGGCCGTCGAGCTGGCCGCCGAAGCCGGCATGACGCTCGTGGGCTTCCTCCGCGGCGATCGCATGAACGTCTACGCGGGCGCGCAACGCGTGCTCACGCCCGAGGTTTCATCGACGCGTCACGAGCTCGTCACCTGA
- a CDS encoding acylneuraminate cytidylyltransferase, producing MTSGVVAIIPARGGSRGVPGKNVARVGGIPLVARAVRSARAAGIDHVVVSTDDEQIAQTARAWSAELVARPAELAGDAATSESALLHALDVLADRGVRPQVLAFLQATSPFIPAAGLRDAVARVSSGDADSVFSARASGEFVWTRRGGATVPTGHDARDRPRRQDRPPQLVETGAFYVMDAAGFRAAAHRFFGRLDAQEVPAETAIEIDTPAQLEVARAIAHLEPDPADALIDVDAVVTDFDGVHTDDTVSVDQHGTESVRVSRSDGMGVRLLREAGISVLILSTERNPVVAARAAKLGVEVIHAVEDKGRALVQWAERVGVPLARIAYVGNDINDASALDLVGWPVAVPSAHPEASARARLILTRSGGDGAIRQLAELVLAARVGVSAQPEGRRR from the coding sequence ATGACGTCGGGTGTCGTCGCGATCATTCCCGCGCGCGGGGGGTCCCGGGGCGTTCCGGGGAAGAACGTCGCCCGCGTCGGCGGCATTCCGCTCGTGGCGCGCGCCGTTCGCTCGGCCCGCGCCGCCGGCATCGATCACGTCGTCGTGTCGACCGACGACGAACAGATCGCGCAGACCGCGCGTGCATGGAGCGCGGAGCTGGTCGCGCGACCCGCGGAGCTCGCGGGGGACGCGGCGACGTCGGAGTCCGCGCTGTTGCACGCACTCGACGTGCTCGCTGACCGCGGCGTACGTCCGCAGGTCCTGGCGTTCCTGCAGGCGACGAGTCCCTTCATCCCCGCAGCCGGCTTGCGCGACGCCGTGGCGCGCGTCTCCTCCGGCGACGCCGACAGCGTGTTCTCCGCGCGCGCATCTGGCGAGTTCGTCTGGACGAGGCGCGGGGGCGCGACAGTGCCAACCGGACACGATGCCCGTGACCGTCCGCGCCGCCAGGACCGGCCGCCGCAGCTCGTCGAGACGGGGGCGTTCTACGTCATGGACGCCGCGGGATTCCGCGCCGCAGCCCATCGGTTCTTCGGACGCCTCGACGCGCAAGAGGTGCCGGCGGAGACGGCGATCGAGATCGACACTCCGGCACAGCTCGAGGTCGCGCGCGCGATCGCGCACCTCGAGCCGGATCCCGCCGACGCGCTCATCGACGTCGACGCCGTCGTCACTGACTTCGACGGTGTCCACACCGACGACACCGTGAGTGTCGACCAGCACGGCACCGAGTCGGTGCGCGTCAGCCGGTCGGATGGGATGGGTGTACGGCTGCTGCGGGAAGCAGGCATCTCGGTCCTCATCCTGTCGACCGAGCGCAATCCGGTCGTCGCGGCCCGCGCGGCGAAGCTCGGCGTGGAGGTCATCCACGCGGTCGAGGACAAGGGCCGCGCGCTCGTGCAATGGGCGGAGCGAGTGGGCGTCCCTCTCGCGCGTATCGCGTACGTGGGCAACGACATCAACGATGCTTCGGCGCTCGATCTCGTCGGATGGCCCGTCGCGGTTCCCTCCGCGCACCCCGAGGCGTCAGCGCGGGCCCGGCTGATCCTCACACGATCGGGCGGCGACGGTGCCATCCGTCAGCTCGCAGAGTTGGTCCTGGCCGCACGCGTCGGAGTTTCGGCGCAACCAGAAGGGAGACGCCGATGA
- a CDS encoding FUSC family protein: MSVISAVRAQRRSPLLQVVKSSVATLAAWFLSVLAIPDGPAPVFAAIAALLVVQPSVNQSMLKAVERSIGVLVGVVVASALGLLLGEASWVLMVAIVVSLVGAWALKMTPGTTNQVGISALLILTLGAATPDYAVARVVETMIGAAIGFVVNLVLVPPVAVGPAHRALDALGDEVAATMERLASALEAPQSPAAREELLLTARLLRPMRVSAETAIDDAADSLTLNPRGRRHRRELTDVRDLLNRLSSVVTQVLGMTRAYYDRYDDDLASEAAVIGIAEQLRRAAHDVRLELRRTPTTKADPTVTETLPALTRPYTVVAPTGDHWILIGALLEDLRRIHGEVSGDEA; encoded by the coding sequence ATGAGCGTGATCTCGGCGGTGCGGGCCCAGCGGCGATCGCCCCTGTTGCAGGTCGTGAAGTCCTCCGTCGCGACGCTCGCCGCGTGGTTCCTGTCCGTGCTGGCGATCCCCGACGGGCCTGCCCCGGTCTTTGCCGCCATCGCCGCGCTCCTCGTCGTCCAACCGAGCGTCAACCAGTCGATGCTGAAGGCCGTCGAGCGTTCGATCGGCGTTCTCGTGGGCGTCGTGGTGGCCTCGGCGCTCGGACTGCTGCTCGGCGAGGCCTCGTGGGTACTGATGGTCGCGATCGTCGTCTCGCTCGTCGGAGCCTGGGCCCTGAAGATGACGCCCGGCACGACGAACCAAGTCGGGATCAGCGCACTGCTGATCCTGACGCTCGGGGCGGCCACCCCCGACTACGCGGTGGCGCGCGTCGTCGAAACGATGATCGGTGCGGCCATCGGGTTCGTGGTCAACCTCGTCCTGGTCCCGCCGGTGGCGGTCGGCCCCGCGCACCGCGCGCTCGACGCGCTCGGCGACGAGGTCGCCGCCACAATGGAACGTCTCGCGTCCGCGCTCGAGGCGCCGCAGTCACCAGCCGCGCGCGAAGAACTGCTCCTCACGGCCCGCCTGCTGCGTCCAATGCGCGTCTCGGCCGAGACCGCAATCGACGACGCGGCTGATTCGCTCACACTGAACCCCCGCGGGCGACGGCATCGGCGTGAGCTTACTGACGTGCGCGATCTCCTCAATCGTCTGTCCTCCGTCGTGACCCAGGTGCTCGGCATGACGCGCGCCTACTACGACCGATACGACGACGACCTGGCGAGCGAGGCGGCGGTGATCGGCATCGCCGAACAGCTGCGTCGCGCCGCCCACGACGTCCGCCTGGAGCTGCGCCGCACGCCGACCACGAAGGCGGATCCCACCGTGACGGAGACACTCCCTGCGCTCACGCGTCCGTACACCGTCGTCGCGCCGACCGGCGACCACTGGATCCTCATCGGAGCGCTTCTCGAGGACCTGCGCCGGATTCACGGCGAGGTCTCGGGCGACGAGGCCTGA